One Cloacibacillus sp. DNA window includes the following coding sequences:
- the gcvH gene encoding glycine cleavage system protein GcvH — protein sequence MNIKSDLKYTKTHEWVKELGDNCALLGLDDYAQDQLGELVFINLPEAGDAVTAGEAFCDVESVKAVSDIFSGVTGTVAEINEELADRPQLVNEDPYGAWLIKVEDISAYGELMDEKEYKAYCEAM from the coding sequence ATGAATATCAAAAGCGATCTTAAGTACACAAAAACACATGAGTGGGTCAAAGAACTTGGCGATAATTGTGCGCTGCTTGGTCTGGACGATTATGCACAGGATCAGCTGGGCGAACTGGTCTTTATAAACCTGCCCGAAGCGGGCGATGCAGTGACGGCGGGCGAGGCCTTTTGCGATGTCGAGAGCGTCAAAGCGGTGAGCGACATCTTTTCCGGCGTTACGGGCACGGTGGCTGAAATCAACGAAGAGCTGGCCGACAGGCCTCAGCTGGTGAACGAAGATCCTTACGGCGCGTGGCTCATAAAGGTCGAAGATATTTCCGCCTATGGCGAGCTGATGGACGAGAAAGAGTACAAAGCATACTGCGAGGCCATGTAG
- a CDS encoding diguanylate cyclase, which produces MKPLSNTAKIVSAAVLVFIAFISASAWFVFIIRSSIENEARTSLESFTKTGVRYIAHHTKDLLSAVKLSANFVSRYDDLWSDEVLSVLKKDAGDGASFAVIDMNGKAKTTDGRFVRLADREYFQKAKAGESSISQVEISRHDGARAVVFAAPIVRSGEVRGVLTKTYSEQRMRHIFDAPVYGRQGFFFIVDKTGNVIQPPTERPSGTYNEHPNVFDITEAEESDRSKSKEAIKSDMAQGRGGLYKFTFKGSRRLMYYAPVGINDWYMMAVVPYDALAFRFAGFTRAGLFVSGVVALALLILMTTIITILRSNIKEIERSKKALEAISENVPGGVSVCTVGDDPKFVSLSRGFLELLGCADDEEFAKKYDRKVLNTIHPDDRQMVLDEAARQQKEHDFFEIEHRIDRGRDVIWVRGTSRIVRVEDADYIYSIVCDITRSRQTQEELALSEERHRIVMENTEEYIFDWDLVRDTLYCSPKYVETYGGTDHGENVRKNLGLGQKIHKEDWPQFDALVESLLTGAADNGKMEMRLKPLCGGYTWCGLHARVIRDKDGRPVRILGIVKNIDEDVKARQALMLRAETDDLTGLQDKGTTERLITDYLEGKNANPAALFVIDIDNFKGINDTYGHLFGDIMLSELGGILRKTFRGGDIVGRIGGDEFMALMKNVSDGEAVIKKAEELLSALPQNALEGGSLREWHVTCSIGAALYPRDAADFVSLYEKADSALYSAKLSGKNRCALYDDAAAKSAAKKQPKTAFDLPELAAKPKSFRDNLCEYILKMLYTSKSAAEAIQLCMGIAGRYFNASRCYIIEYDLENGRLNMPWEWTRADIAPVSGDYTDMAIPWYLMPEVRFAQSDLAYLPRPEAILDENGAAKLHGEGVKAMISCAFMERGEVTGFIGMDECVTDGRPAPTDEERETISMIGNIFGAFIAKERARERERESSEIFNSLLNNTRQWVYAIDADTFQLTYFCPSLLRFAKDLKQKDLCYKALLGRDAPCADCPAVYIKEHGLQSHEVEKIMEPDGFSGLISAVMMAERADGKRYCLLSLRDITKYK; this is translated from the coding sequence GTGAAACCGCTTTCAAACACCGCAAAAATAGTTTCGGCGGCGGTGCTCGTATTTATCGCATTTATCTCCGCCTCAGCGTGGTTTGTCTTCATCATACGAAGCAGCATAGAAAACGAAGCCCGCACCTCCCTTGAAAGCTTCACAAAGACCGGCGTGCGCTACATAGCCCACCACACGAAAGACCTGCTTTCCGCGGTCAAGCTTTCCGCAAACTTCGTAAGCCGGTACGACGACCTATGGTCGGACGAAGTCCTTTCCGTCCTGAAAAAAGACGCGGGCGACGGCGCCTCCTTCGCCGTCATCGACATGAACGGAAAGGCAAAGACGACAGACGGCCGCTTCGTGCGGCTTGCGGACCGCGAATATTTCCAAAAGGCAAAGGCGGGCGAAAGCTCCATATCTCAGGTCGAAATCTCGCGCCATGACGGAGCGCGTGCCGTCGTCTTCGCAGCCCCCATCGTCCGCTCCGGCGAAGTGCGCGGCGTCCTCACGAAAACCTACAGCGAACAAAGAATGCGCCATATATTCGACGCGCCCGTCTACGGCCGCCAGGGCTTCTTCTTCATAGTGGACAAAACCGGCAACGTCATACAGCCGCCGACAGAACGCCCCTCCGGCACCTACAACGAACACCCCAACGTCTTTGACATAACGGAGGCCGAAGAAAGCGACCGCTCAAAGAGCAAAGAGGCGATAAAAAGCGACATGGCGCAAGGCCGCGGCGGCCTCTACAAATTCACCTTCAAAGGCTCGCGCAGGCTCATGTACTACGCGCCCGTCGGAATAAACGACTGGTACATGATGGCCGTCGTGCCATACGACGCGCTCGCCTTCCGGTTTGCCGGATTCACGCGCGCCGGGCTTTTCGTCTCAGGCGTAGTGGCGCTTGCTCTGCTTATTTTAATGACGACGATAATAACCATACTCCGCAGCAACATCAAAGAGATAGAAAGATCCAAAAAGGCGCTTGAGGCGATAAGCGAAAACGTGCCAGGAGGCGTCTCCGTCTGCACGGTAGGCGACGACCCGAAATTCGTCAGCTTGAGCCGAGGCTTCCTCGAGCTTCTGGGCTGCGCCGACGACGAAGAATTTGCAAAAAAATACGACAGAAAAGTCTTGAACACCATCCACCCCGACGACAGGCAGATGGTCCTGGACGAAGCGGCGCGCCAGCAAAAAGAACACGACTTCTTTGAGATAGAACACCGCATAGACCGCGGCCGCGACGTCATCTGGGTGCGCGGGACAAGCCGCATAGTCCGCGTGGAAGACGCAGACTACATCTACTCCATCGTCTGCGACATAACGCGAAGCCGCCAGACGCAGGAAGAGCTGGCGCTGAGCGAAGAGCGCCACCGCATAGTCATGGAAAACACCGAAGAATACATCTTCGACTGGGACCTCGTGCGCGACACGCTCTACTGCTCCCCGAAATACGTCGAAACCTACGGCGGAACAGACCACGGCGAGAACGTGCGCAAAAACTTGGGCCTCGGGCAAAAAATACACAAAGAGGACTGGCCGCAGTTTGACGCGCTCGTAGAGTCTCTTCTCACAGGCGCCGCCGACAACGGCAAAATGGAGATGCGCCTAAAGCCCCTCTGCGGCGGCTACACATGGTGCGGCCTCCACGCGCGCGTCATCCGCGATAAGGACGGACGTCCCGTCCGAATACTCGGCATCGTAAAAAACATAGACGAAGACGTCAAAGCGCGGCAGGCGCTCATGCTCCGCGCCGAAACGGACGACCTCACCGGCCTTCAGGACAAAGGCACAACGGAACGCCTCATAACGGACTACCTCGAAGGCAAAAACGCAAACCCCGCCGCTCTCTTTGTAATAGACATAGACAACTTCAAAGGAATAAACGACACCTACGGGCACCTCTTCGGCGACATCATGCTCTCCGAACTTGGCGGCATACTCAGAAAAACCTTCCGTGGCGGCGACATCGTAGGCCGCATAGGCGGAGACGAGTTTATGGCGCTCATGAAAAACGTAAGCGACGGAGAAGCAGTCATAAAAAAAGCGGAAGAGCTGCTATCCGCGCTGCCGCAGAACGCGCTTGAGGGCGGAAGCTTGCGGGAATGGCACGTCACCTGCAGCATAGGCGCCGCCCTCTACCCACGCGACGCGGCCGACTTCGTATCGCTCTACGAAAAAGCCGACTCCGCGCTCTATTCGGCAAAACTTTCCGGCAAAAACCGCTGCGCGCTCTACGACGATGCCGCGGCCAAAAGCGCCGCGAAAAAACAGCCAAAGACCGCGTTCGACCTGCCGGAGCTTGCCGCAAAGCCAAAATCATTCAGAGACAACCTCTGCGAATACATATTAAAAATGCTCTACACCTCAAAATCCGCGGCGGAGGCCATACAGCTCTGCATGGGCATAGCGGGGCGCTACTTCAACGCCAGCAGGTGCTACATCATAGAATACGACCTCGAAAACGGCAGGCTCAACATGCCATGGGAATGGACGCGCGCTGACATCGCCCCCGTAAGCGGCGACTACACGGACATGGCCATCCCGTGGTACCTCATGCCCGAAGTGCGTTTCGCGCAGAGCGACCTAGCCTACCTGCCGCGGCCGGAGGCGATCCTCGACGAAAACGGCGCGGCAAAACTGCACGGCGAAGGCGTAAAGGCGATGATCTCCTGCGCCTTCATGGAACGCGGCGAAGTGACCGGCTTCATCGGCATGGACGAATGCGTCACAGACGGGCGGCCCGCCCCCACCGACGAAGAACGCGAGACAATCTCGATGATAGGCAACATCTTCGGCGCCTTCATCGCAAAAGAACGCGCAAGAGAACGTGAGCGCGAAAGCTCCGAAATATTCAACTCGCTCTTGAACAACACGCGCCAGTGGGTCTACGCGATAGACGCGGACACCTTCCAGCTCACCTACTTCTGCCCGTCGCTGCTTCGCTTCGCAAAGGACTTAAAACAAAAAGACCTCTGCTACAAAGCTCTGCTGGGCCGCGACGCCCCCTGCGCCGACTGCCCCGCCGTCTACATAAAAGAACACGGCCTGCAAAGCCACGAAGTGGAAAAAATAATGGAGCCCGACGGCTTCAGCGGCCTGATAAGCGCGGTAATGATGGCCGAACGCGCCGACGGCAAAAGATACTGCCTCCTCTCGCTGCGTGACATCACAAAATATAAATAA
- the gcvT gene encoding glycine cleavage system aminomethyltransferase GcvT, with product MMDKKTALYDRHIELGGKMVSFAGHHMPVQFPKGILEEHKLVREQAGMFDCSHMGEARLDGPDALKNVNNLFSNSFDSMKDGSCRYSLMLYEDGGCIDDLIVYRRNQDSYYLVINASNAAKDVDWIRDHLIGDVQLTDMCDDYSQIAAQGPASLKISEIVSGTPLPTKYYTFTENVVIAGVDCFVSRTGYTGSFGYELFMPNEGATAVWDALLAIGVEPCGLGSRDTLRTEAALPLYGHEISEVIDPLTAGLDFAVKMDKPDFIGKAGLIKRGTPSKKRVGVKVIGRGVIRDHQDIYDGDKKVGFVSSGTFMAWINASAGMAFVEPELAVLGNKLEVDVRGRRVPVEIVPLPFYNTARDIPIL from the coding sequence ATGATGGATAAAAAAACCGCGCTTTATGACAGGCACATTGAACTTGGCGGCAAGATGGTTTCTTTTGCGGGGCATCATATGCCCGTTCAGTTCCCAAAGGGCATTCTGGAAGAACACAAATTAGTGCGCGAGCAAGCGGGCATGTTTGACTGCAGCCACATGGGTGAGGCGCGCCTTGACGGGCCAGACGCTTTGAAGAACGTAAACAACCTTTTTTCCAACAGCTTTGACAGCATGAAGGACGGCAGCTGCCGTTATTCTCTGATGCTCTATGAGGACGGCGGCTGCATCGACGATTTGATCGTCTACCGCCGCAATCAGGACAGCTACTATCTGGTCATAAACGCCTCCAATGCGGCGAAGGATGTGGACTGGATAAGGGATCACCTCATAGGCGACGTCCAGCTGACGGATATGTGCGACGACTATTCGCAGATAGCGGCGCAGGGGCCGGCGTCGCTTAAGATTTCGGAGATAGTCTCCGGTACGCCGCTTCCGACAAAATATTATACATTTACAGAGAATGTCGTCATTGCGGGGGTAGATTGCTTCGTTTCACGCACCGGCTATACCGGCTCCTTCGGTTACGAGCTCTTTATGCCAAACGAGGGCGCGACGGCGGTATGGGACGCGCTGCTTGCCATAGGCGTCGAGCCGTGCGGCCTGGGCTCGCGCGATACATTGCGCACAGAGGCCGCGCTTCCGCTTTACGGCCATGAGATAAGCGAAGTGATTGACCCGCTGACTGCGGGGCTGGATTTTGCAGTAAAAATGGACAAGCCCGATTTCATAGGGAAGGCCGGATTGATAAAACGCGGCACGCCCTCAAAAAAGCGCGTCGGTGTAAAGGTGATAGGGCGCGGCGTCATTCGCGACCATCAAGATATATATGACGGAGATAAAAAGGTTGGCTTCGTTTCATCTGGAACCTTCATGGCGTGGATCAACGCGAGCGCTGGTATGGCCTTCGTGGAGCCTGAGCTTGCCGTGCTGGGCAACAAGCTGGAGGTCGACGTGCGCGGCAGGCGCGTGCCGGTGGAGATAGTTCCGCTTCCCTTCTACAACACGGCGCGCGATATCCCGATTCTTTAA
- a CDS encoding GDSL-type esterase/lipase family protein: protein MKVVCLGDSLTAGYGVRTEECWVSLLAGMTASSWANAGVTGDSTGGMLARLNHILLSQSPDAVLIMGGVNDILAAGSWECAKPNVTAMVHQCAACGVRPVIGTPIPPHAEAARGRSSLLGLGATAEKTRSYIEWLRLFSGEFKLRMVDFAAAFDVYSRECGWSRAYFPDGLHPSVAGHRVMAEAAAAQKFFR from the coding sequence ATGAAGGTCGTATGTTTAGGAGATAGCCTCACAGCCGGTTACGGCGTCCGTACAGAAGAATGCTGGGTCAGCCTTCTTGCCGGCATGACGGCGAGCAGCTGGGCCAATGCGGGCGTCACCGGCGACAGCACCGGCGGGATGCTTGCGCGGCTGAACCATATCCTTCTTTCCCAATCTCCCGACGCGGTGCTGATAATGGGCGGAGTCAACGACATCCTGGCCGCCGGCTCTTGGGAGTGCGCCAAACCTAATGTGACGGCGATGGTGCATCAGTGCGCCGCCTGCGGCGTGCGCCCTGTTATAGGCACGCCGATCCCGCCGCACGCGGAGGCGGCGCGAGGCCGAAGCTCCCTGTTGGGTTTAGGTGCGACTGCGGAAAAAACGCGTTCCTATATCGAATGGCTGCGGCTTTTTTCGGGCGAGTTCAAGCTGCGCATGGTAGATTTCGCGGCTGCCTTTGACGTTTATTCCAGGGAGTGCGGCTGGAGCCGCGCCTATTTTCCCGATGGGCTTCATCCATCGGTTGCGGGACACCGCGTCATGGCTGAGGCTGCTGCCGCGCAAAAATTTTTCCGTTAA
- a CDS encoding EAL domain-containing protein → MKKRAGFRLVFLLVFTIIFAFAGCVSANASRVVRVGYYVVDGLQGVDGRGRYTGYTYEYLQAIAQYTGWKYEFIRAPFAELEKMLVRGEIDILPTLTRTPERELKYDFTTQQAGVGGTRLIVPGGNTTLAYEDFGAFDGLAIGDIRGMDNARTPRQRQFEEYAARNGFSAHIVKFATPKAMLAALDAGRIDAAITSASRSINGYRVIADFAITPFFFGVTKGNKTIRDGLDYAISQIKLYEPFFDKRLAIHYFGGAGGHSPVFSKRELEYIKTHRTIRAVYDAAWQPIEFRDEETGQYAGIMSDILKNVSRTTGMKFEFVPGNGFEEASDIYQNGDVQMMTAINHDFGWAGEQGANISQTVLESPVVMVISPSFSDAEYTAALPKGYYVTKKYMERHPQTNAVYFETIRECLDAVLTGEARFTVANFYVAEYYLLQERYRTLDFRNMAGITENVSVAVSKEAGPTLLSIINKSLESLPQDDLSKIINANTVNKARFSPVEFLYAHPGQSAMALLCLLILGGAFFIRLTISRNRYRDTLTAVKKQGEVIRLMTESMAAGLSVREADEKLTLKYTSDNLCQLLGYSAEEFAREAHGFFASLIPADEAGPLYSRIRAALERGCEYQEQYRVRKKDGSFIWVQDTGRKFVDTDGAVRINSVITDISPLKNAMEELRALAEYDTVTPVFNRHTFFARTREMLDADPSGKYAIICWDIARFKVFNDIYGMAGGNGLLRAIGKDTNDALRGRGLCGRLYADNFVLCVPLELLDAEHLAQKMTDGLSRYGYDFEFVPNIGIYVIDDRTVPVELMCDRAGIAQRSVKGGYEKICAFYDDRFRDHLLYEQEIINDMRPALNNGQFELWLQPQYNLTTGAIVGAEALVRWLHPRKGYLLPNAFIPLFEKNGFITQLDLYMFEGACRLLRKWEDEGYTNVPVALNLSRIDIYNTNLVSTLVALVQKYRLRPELLKLEITESAYMEDPEQIISIAKELQAHGFKVEMDDFGSGYSSLNALKDMPVDLLKLDMKFIADSGDTERGGNILNSVVRMTKWLDLPVLAEGVETQEQADYLKSIGCLLAQGYLYSKPLPVDEFRALLSESATEEHPAPQKSKGAPLANKFWDPKAQHTLIFNSIMDAAAIFEYHDGILEPLQTNEKFFNVIGGMTRDEFLKYSKDVTPLLFSDDRGPFRAAVEKAATEDEETEALARWSRNEAGGCYVWLRIRLRLLAKSMDRYVLFAAIENVTEQKALETALYESEETLRAAFTLTNMNIWQYFPKERVAREFGKMQPGFHNPKVLTNYPESWLDLDITHPDDAEQFIAMHKAIADGAQTASCTIRLKYDDGLYYWETLRLTAVYDINGKFIKAVGTDEKVAPPGETRRAADADGAKDGDAQ, encoded by the coding sequence ATGAAGAAGCGGGCTGGGTTTCGACTGGTCTTTCTGTTGGTCTTTACAATTATTTTCGCGTTCGCGGGGTGCGTTTCCGCAAACGCTTCCCGCGTCGTACGCGTCGGCTATTACGTTGTGGACGGGCTGCAGGGCGTGGACGGACGCGGCAGATACACCGGCTACACCTATGAGTATTTGCAGGCGATAGCGCAGTACACGGGCTGGAAGTATGAGTTTATCCGCGCGCCGTTCGCGGAGCTTGAAAAGATGCTTGTGCGCGGCGAGATCGACATTCTGCCGACGCTTACGCGCACGCCGGAGCGTGAGCTGAAATATGACTTCACGACGCAGCAGGCGGGCGTCGGAGGCACGAGGCTCATCGTGCCCGGCGGCAACACCACTCTCGCCTACGAGGATTTCGGCGCGTTCGACGGCCTCGCCATCGGCGACATCAGGGGCATGGACAACGCGCGCACGCCGCGCCAGAGGCAGTTTGAGGAGTACGCCGCAAGAAACGGCTTTAGCGCGCACATCGTAAAGTTCGCAACGCCGAAGGCGATGCTTGCGGCGCTTGACGCAGGACGCATAGACGCGGCAATAACAAGTGCGTCGCGGAGCATCAACGGCTACCGCGTCATTGCAGATTTTGCCATCACTCCGTTTTTCTTCGGCGTGACGAAGGGCAATAAAACAATAAGGGACGGGCTGGACTACGCCATCTCGCAGATAAAACTTTACGAGCCGTTTTTCGACAAGCGGCTCGCCATCCACTATTTCGGCGGGGCGGGCGGACACTCGCCCGTATTTTCCAAAAGAGAGCTTGAATATATAAAAACGCATCGGACGATACGCGCCGTCTATGACGCGGCGTGGCAGCCCATTGAGTTCCGCGACGAAGAGACGGGCCAGTATGCGGGCATCATGAGCGACATTTTAAAAAACGTCAGCCGCACTACGGGGATGAAGTTTGAGTTCGTGCCGGGAAACGGCTTTGAAGAGGCCTCCGACATCTACCAAAATGGCGACGTGCAGATGATGACCGCCATAAACCACGATTTCGGCTGGGCTGGCGAGCAGGGCGCGAACATCTCGCAGACTGTGCTTGAAAGCCCCGTCGTCATGGTCATCTCCCCCTCCTTTAGCGACGCGGAGTATACGGCGGCGCTGCCTAAAGGCTATTACGTGACAAAAAAATATATGGAGCGGCACCCGCAGACTAACGCCGTCTATTTTGAGACGATACGCGAGTGCCTCGACGCGGTGCTTACGGGGGAGGCGCGCTTCACCGTAGCCAATTTCTACGTCGCGGAATATTATCTGCTTCAGGAAAGATACCGCACTCTTGATTTCAGAAACATGGCCGGCATAACGGAGAACGTCTCCGTGGCCGTCTCAAAAGAGGCGGGGCCGACGCTGCTTTCCATCATCAACAAGTCGCTTGAAAGCCTGCCGCAGGACGACCTTTCCAAAATAATAAACGCGAACACCGTAAACAAGGCGCGCTTTTCGCCTGTAGAATTTTTATACGCGCACCCCGGGCAGAGCGCCATGGCGCTTCTTTGCCTCCTGATCCTGGGAGGCGCCTTCTTCATCCGCCTTACGATAAGCCGCAACAGATACAGAGACACGCTCACAGCTGTGAAAAAACAGGGCGAGGTCATCCGCCTCATGACGGAGAGCATGGCGGCGGGCCTCTCCGTGAGGGAGGCCGACGAAAAGCTAACGCTGAAATATACGAGCGACAACCTTTGCCAGCTGCTTGGCTATTCCGCAGAAGAGTTTGCGCGCGAGGCGCACGGCTTTTTTGCAAGCCTAATCCCGGCGGACGAGGCGGGGCCGCTTTATTCGCGGATAAGGGCGGCGCTTGAACGCGGCTGCGAATATCAGGAGCAATACCGCGTGCGCAAAAAGGACGGCTCCTTCATCTGGGTGCAGGACACGGGCCGCAAATTTGTAGACACGGACGGCGCAGTGCGCATAAACAGCGTCATAACGGACATCTCGCCGCTCAAAAACGCGATGGAGGAGCTGCGCGCCCTTGCCGAATACGACACTGTGACGCCGGTCTTCAACAGGCACACCTTTTTTGCGCGCACGCGCGAGATGCTGGACGCGGACCCGTCGGGCAAGTACGCCATCATCTGCTGGGACATCGCGCGCTTTAAAGTCTTCAACGACATCTACGGCATGGCCGGCGGCAACGGCCTGCTTCGCGCCATAGGCAAAGACACGAACGACGCTCTGCGCGGGCGCGGCCTCTGCGGACGGCTCTACGCGGACAATTTCGTGCTCTGCGTGCCGCTTGAACTGCTCGACGCAGAACACCTCGCGCAAAAAATGACAGATGGGCTGAGCCGCTACGGGTACGATTTCGAGTTCGTGCCAAACATCGGCATCTACGTCATAGACGACAGAACGGTGCCGGTGGAGCTGATGTGCGACCGCGCCGGCATCGCGCAGCGTTCGGTCAAGGGTGGATATGAAAAAATATGCGCCTTCTACGACGACCGTTTCCGCGACCATCTGCTCTACGAGCAGGAGATAATAAACGACATGAGGCCCGCGCTCAACAACGGACAGTTCGAGCTGTGGCTCCAGCCGCAGTACAACCTGACCACCGGCGCGATAGTAGGCGCGGAGGCGCTCGTGCGCTGGCTCCACCCGCGCAAGGGATACCTCTTGCCCAATGCCTTCATCCCTCTCTTTGAGAAAAACGGCTTCATAACGCAGCTTGACCTCTATATGTTCGAGGGCGCCTGCCGCCTGCTGCGCAAATGGGAGGACGAGGGATATACGAACGTGCCCGTCGCGCTGAACCTCTCGCGCATAGACATCTACAACACAAACCTCGTCTCCACGCTTGTCGCGCTCGTTCAGAAATATCGGCTGCGCCCCGAGCTGCTGAAGCTTGAAATCACGGAGTCAGCCTACATGGAGGACCCGGAGCAGATAATAAGCATAGCGAAGGAGCTACAGGCGCACGGCTTCAAAGTTGAGATGGACGACTTCGGAAGCGGATACTCCTCGCTTAACGCGCTGAAGGACATGCCGGTGGATCTGCTGAAGCTCGACATGAAATTCATAGCGGACAGCGGCGACACGGAGCGCGGCGGAAACATACTGAACTCCGTCGTGCGAATGACGAAATGGCTGGACCTGCCCGTGCTTGCCGAGGGCGTAGAGACGCAGGAACAGGCGGACTATTTAAAGAGCATCGGCTGTCTTTTGGCGCAGGGCTATCTTTATTCAAAGCCGCTGCCGGTAGACGAATTTCGCGCGCTGCTTTCAGAAAGCGCCACTGAGGAGCATCCCGCGCCGCAAAAATCAAAGGGCGCGCCGCTTGCAAACAAATTCTGGGACCCGAAGGCGCAGCACACGCTCATCTTCAACAGCATCATGGACGCCGCCGCCATCTTTGAATATCACGACGGCATACTAGAGCCGCTGCAAACCAATGAAAAATTCTTCAACGTCATAGGCGGCATGACGCGGGACGAATTTTTAAAATACTCAAAAGACGTGACTCCGCTGCTCTTTAGCGATGACAGAGGGCCTTTCCGCGCCGCGGTGGAAAAAGCGGCCACAGAGGACGAGGAGACCGAAGCGCTTGCGCGGTGGAGCCGCAACGAAGCCGGCGGCTGCTACGTCTGGCTGCGCATCAGGCTGCGGCTTCTCGCAAAGTCGATGGACAGATACGTCCTCTTTGCCGCGATAGAAAACGTGACGGAGCAAAAAGCGCTCGAAACCGCGCTCTACGAAAGCGAAGAGACGCTGCGGGCCGCCTTCACGCTCACAAACATGAACATCTGGCAGTATTTCCCAAAGGAGCGCGTTGCGCGCGAATTTGGAAAAATGCAGCCCGGCTTCCACAACCCCAAGGTGCTGACGAACTATCCTGAGTCGTGGCTCGACCTGGACATCACGCACCCGGACGACGCGGAGCAGTTTATCGCGATGCACAAGGCGATAGCGGACGGCGCACAGACCGCCTCATGCACCATCCGGCTGAAATATGACGACGGCCTCTACTACTGGGAGACGCTCCGGCTCACCGCCGTCTACGACATAAACGGCAAATTCATAAAGGCCGTCGGCACCGACGAAAAGGTGGCGCCCCCCGGTGAAACAAGGCGCGCGGCGGACGCAGACGGGGCAAAGGACGGAGACGCGCAGTGA
- a CDS encoding LysR family transcriptional regulator, which translates to MNLVSLTYIIEVAKSGSISKAAQSLLIAQPNLSRSIKELESELGITLFNRTFKGMTLTPEGEEFLGYAKKIIGQIEEIEHMYRNKTKMEAKQIFSICVPRASYIANAFARFSLKMTDGAAEFYYKETNSSHTISNVLSSEYNLGIIRYAKKFSSYFNSMFEEKRLAHRLVKDFRYVLITHREGALASQKQIRLSDLDSFIEIAHADPFVPSLALAAIKREELPETVKRRIFVFERGSQFDLLANNKETFMWVSPIPKHLLERYNLAQRECADNEKEYQDVLIYREDYYLSELDKLFLLAL; encoded by the coding sequence ATGAATTTAGTAAGCTTGACCTATATCATCGAGGTGGCAAAGAGCGGCTCTATAAGCAAAGCGGCCCAGTCGCTGCTCATTGCGCAGCCAAATTTGAGCCGTTCCATTAAGGAACTGGAATCTGAGCTGGGCATCACGCTCTTCAACCGCACCTTCAAAGGCATGACATTGACGCCGGAGGGCGAAGAGTTTCTGGGCTACGCAAAAAAAATCATCGGGCAGATAGAAGAAATCGAGCACATGTACAGAAATAAAACCAAGATGGAGGCAAAACAGATATTTTCTATTTGTGTGCCGAGGGCAAGCTATATCGCAAACGCCTTCGCCCGTTTCTCTTTGAAGATGACAGACGGCGCCGCTGAGTTCTATTATAAAGAAACAAATTCATCACATACCATAAGCAATGTGCTCTCCTCCGAATATAATCTCGGGATAATCCGTTACGCAAAGAAATTCAGCTCCTATTTCAACAGCATGTTTGAGGAAAAAAGGCTGGCGCACAGGCTGGTAAAAGATTTCCGGTATGTTCTCATCACGCACCGCGAGGGCGCGCTCGCCTCCCAAAAGCAGATACGCCTCTCCGACCTGGATTCTTTTATTGAGATAGCCCACGCAGACCCCTTTGTCCCCTCCCTGGCGCTTGCGGCCATCAAAAGGGAAGAACTGCCGGAGACTGTGAAGCGCCGCATCTTTGTCTTTGAGCGGGGCAGCCAGTTTGACCTGCTGGCCAATAATAAGGAAACCTTTATGTGGGTCTCCCCCATTCCAAAGCATCTGCTTGAACGTTATAATCTGGCGCAAAGAGAATGCGCGGACAACGAGAAGGAGTATCAGGACGTTTTGATATACCGCGAGGACTACTATCTTTCCGAGCTGGACAAACTCTTTTTGCTGGCTCTGTAA